CAGAGTCTTGCCTATTTTGTCGTAGAAGTTGTAATTGTAAACCGTGCTTGTGTTTGTGCAAAGTGTCTAAGGTTGATATTTTTTTACTTGTTGTTGGCTTTATTAAAGTTGTCACTTGACCTTCTTCAATTTATGAGTTCCATCATTGCGCAGGATATGAAGAGCCAGGGACTGAAGATGGAGGCATAAGTGAGACTTAAATACTGTAAATATTTGTTGAAAGCTCTTTTATTAGTCTTGAATCAAATCCACGAAGAGCAAGCAATGAAAAAGGAGCTCGAGGAGAAGATTCAAGGTGCCTGGCTTAAGCTTTTTCACCAATCACCCTTTCTCTATTGTCCGTTTTTGAGTTAAGCAATATGTTTCTTTATTTAGAATAAATATTCTCCAAGATCGAAGTAATATATATTAGAAAGCTTTGAAAAATCTTGTTATCTAATTTACCTTACAAAAATCTTAAATTCCTTTTTGTTTTCTTACCTTGCAGTTATGATGAAAAAGCTTTGACGGAGAAGATTTTGTCCAAGTAACCGCAGCTTCAATCTGCAACTCAACCACCTATAGATCAGACAGTTTGGAGTTATTACGTCAAAAGTTCCTGGTAGCTCTTCCTTTCTATGTATTTCATTATCTTCCGTTTATTTGAACTCTGAGCACTATGATATTTTTCTATTAGAGGTATTTTCTCTTACATTCTCGACTGAACTgtattgtattttgatgcaaTCTGAAATGTGCTTTGACTGCCATATGATCAGGCTTGGATAACTGGATGCTAATGTGATAATTTTGTGCTTaagtttttttccttctttttgctTGGTTTTACAGGCTGACATCTTCTAGTTGGGAATGGATCAGCGTAAAGTGAGTATGTTTGCTAGGGATTACAGGAAAAAACTCTATAAAAGAAAGAACAAGCCTATAATGTTGTCACAGCAAACGAACAGTCCTATATCTTGCCACATCGTATGTTCCCTTCTTACTTGGAACACTTTTTTGTGTTTTAAAACGAATTATGATTTATTTACATACATTGCCTCGCAGACATGCTACCTGGTTTGAAAGAAGGGAAGGAGAAGACGTCTTAAAGTGATGCTTCATCCTCCATCTTTATTGAAGATGAAGAGGTATACAGTCGGTGGTTCTTTAATTCTTCTTCTCACATTTGCATTCTTTGTTTTCCTACTGTATTGAACATAGTTTGATGTTGAATCAATGATCTGATGGATCCAAATCAATGTTAACAGGACCAAGTGGAAATGAAAATAAACAGGGCACATTGTACAGAAGGAATTGTGGAAGGAAATCCATGTTTGGAGTACATAAAGCACATCATATTCCCATGGTTTCAGGAGTTCGAAGTAGAGCGTTTCGAAGAACATGGGGGGAATAAGTGAGTCATCCTAAATTACATCACTCAATCCTGCATATTTCATTTGTTTTAGCCTGCAGTCAATGGGGTTGATAGTCTGCTTCTCTTGCTAATGATTTTGATTTGTATTTAATCCAACTTCTTCTCTGTTCAGGACCTTCAAAAACTTAGAAGATCTAATTACCGACTACCAAAAAAAGAAACTGCATCCTGCTGACCTGAAGCTGGCACTTGATAAGGAGCTGAATAGAATATTGAAGGTAATACATTTATACTTAACCCTATATGCAGTCTGAATGTCAAAGCAATGAAGATTAAAAACAGAAATGAGCTGTAACTAATTCCCCTTTTATAAGCTCATTTCTGTAACTAGTTTGTGATGCTAATTTGTGAAATATTAACTCCTTTCTAGTATAATATACGGGTATGTGATTGTTGGGCCTGACCTAATTATGTTGTTAACGATTTAGaatttgaatttttgttgaaGATGTTATACATGTGTTGGTTGCAGTTCCACTTGAAGCTGTGGTACTTGTTCCACTTGAAGATGCTTACATTGATGTGTTACACCTATGTAATTATTTCTTGTTTACATTTACTTGCTACGTATTTTGAACATTATTTCTTCCAGTTTACTTGTCATAATAATGCAGCCTGTTGTATTTTGCAGGATTGCCTATATCgagtttctgaaaaggatataaagCTTAGCTGCAAGGGTGGAGAACAAAGCAGCTTCAATATTTTTAAGTTGCGGTTATTCAAGTTTTGTAGGCAGTTAGTAAGTTTTTGTGTTCCCTTAGAAGTTTGAAACCTTCCATGTATTCCCTTAGAAATTTTGATACttaacgaaaaaaaaaaagaaaaaggtttgGTACTTCGAGAATTTCAAAAAGTTTGGTACTTAGAGAAATTTCAGTTCTTTGTAATTTATATCTGTTCAGTTCTTTTGTAATATAAATCTGATATGAATAGATTGAAGAAATTGTTGTCGAGTGTGGATGATGAATGTATGCAGGGTATTGAATTTAGAATTCCGATTTATTTCCGGCAGAAAATGAACTGACGGTCAGCCTTGACCTGGTCAAGGTtgactggcagtaatttttttgttgttacGAAAACATTCGTAACGGTGTAAGCTGTTTCAAACTACCACGTATTAACGGCTCTTGCCTGTTATTAATGTGCCAGGTAGTAACGGCTTGAGGATGTTACGACCGCGTTGTTACAAAAAACATTGTAACGCCTTCAGCTGTTACCACGTGTCAACTTAGTAATGGCCATCAGGTGTTAGTAGAGACGTTACAAccaaaattcgtaacggcccctTTGCCGTTATGAAAAACGTAACACCCACTTTTGCAACAAGAAAGAGCTGTTACAACCCGTTTTAGTAACGGCTCATTTCTGATACGAATCcgagaatttggtgtagtgtacgCAGTCGTGGcttatcatgaatcgcatccatttgtCGAAAGAACGCAATGGATTCACactgattttaaagtcaatagacGAAGCAGAGTACTCTCCTCTGTGGAGACAGAACCGTATTACACCCTCTGGTCGAACCGACCGGGTCCTGCTTTCATCTTCTGAAccggtcagaagaatcgacacatacttggaaTGATTTCTCCTAGCTGCGACAGAAGACATCGTGAAGAATTCATCATTCGTGTTTGGTTTGGAGTTGCCAACGAATTTTGGTACAACAAGACTTTTCTCGGATGACATCCTAACGAAGTTTCTTACGCTTTCGCTATCGAGGTAACTACACtagaaacaaaacaaaaggaAGTTACTACAAGGTGCATGAAAGCTATTTTGTCAGCAATGGAGAATCCATTTTAGACGTGAACCAACTTGTTTTGATTTCAAAGTCATAACATGCATAACCGAAGAAATAGAGAGTACCAAACCCTACGAAGCCACGGAAAGCACACTCCTTGCGAAGCCGTACCTTGCAACGGAAAGTACGACCAAGAAAACATGCTCCACCGCGGAAACTATACACACGGCCACACCAAGGAAAGGGAGGAaaccctagaaactaggttttcgTGGGGAATGAATGTGTGGCAGTTACCTGCCCATGCATGCCTAATTTGTGTAATAATTAAGGTGGCCAACATTACTATCGTACTCATGCCGAAATATTACTACAAATTCACGGAAAGGATATCTACGGCTGggattcataccaatacaaaagaaaaatatttctacaagttcatgaaaggtACACCTACggatagggtttgcaccaacacaagaaaacaagaagaacaaATTGAAGAGGAAacgctggaagacatacctgggatactCTTGCTTTCTTTATTGCTACCACACATCCAAAACGAAAGaacaaaggtgtgaaataaaGGGAGAGACCGGCCCCTTTTATAGGAGTGACACTTTGGAGTttaaataaggaaaggacttcctatttgagttaaGTAAGTAAAAAAAACAATTGGGCCCGCGAAGAAAATCCACCACCGTGCCAAACAGTccatgccttgcctcatcgtGTCGCGCCATGCCTTGCCTCACCGTGCCGCACAATTCCTTGCCACACTAAGTCGTCGCCCAAGCCCAAGCCCAAACCAACGCCAAGTCTAcgctaacggctccattccaagccaatactaCACTGACGGCACCATTCAAAGCCGCACAATACCTACGGCTCCAATTCCGAGCCGAGCAACACCAGCAACTCGCTAAGCCAGCACCTCCGCGTTCTCTAACccagccaagatgacgcgtgaccaagccaagcTGACAATCGGCATCTCACCGCTTCACGGACTGGCCAACAACACCACTAGtagaatttatgcaaggccgccaacacgagaatcacgaactctccttacttctcgaaaaaggttagccagCTCTTCTTCACAATTTCTTTCACGACTAGTcttttcgattttgtccttgtatgtcaccatcttatgcttacctcgcaacaatgctcttgttccgagctaagcaggggacttaatgttgatggtggtttttagcttggggttaaaatcgtaaaaccgcacatctgacatgacgtcactatgaccatcaacgcatttattgaatcaatcagcatgcctacgtaagaattaccagggtacccttttttttaatacatgggtcatgttccacggaagaacccttagcattgaccgacatcatctatgccaaaccctaattctcatgctacatgtgtcaatggcatgccgtgccagccacatctccgcgccaaggcatgccaaccatgtcacccGCACCACCGtcccaatggaaaaccattccagccgcaccaccgttccaatggcaaaccatgccagccacgtctccgcaccaaggcatgttaaccatgccagccgcaccaccgtgccaatacaaaccatgccagccacgtccccgcgccaaggcatgccaatcatgccggccgcaccaccgcgccaatggctagccatgccagccacgtctccgcgccaaggaatgccaaccatgccagccgcaccaccgtgccaatggcatgccgttccagccacatctccgcgccaaggcatgccaaccatgccagccacgctttcgcgccaaggcatgccagccgcaccaccgcgccaaggcatgccaaccatgccagccgcaccaccgtgccaatggcaaaccatgccagccacaccaccgtgccaatggtaaaccatgccagtcacgtctccgcgccaaggcatgccaaccatgccagtcgcaccacatgtgccaatggcatgtcgtgccagccacatctccgcgccaaggcatgccaaccatgccattcgctccaccgtgccaatggaaaaccatgccagccacgattccatgccaaagccatgtcggccccgctatatgccgctggctgccaaaacgaagggttgcaacaatcaacggccacccttccatctgagatgcatatcttagccgtacaaggtcgccagctaatgcGTGGTAAcgtttggcccaacgccaagccctaattttggccgcgcccaaaactaatgccaaaccctagtttttggccgcgcctaactatgccaaaatcctagcttgtccatgtttccatgccaaagccatgccggccccgctacatgccgctggctgccaaaacgaagggttgcaacgatcaacagccacccttccatctgagacgcagatcttagctgtccaaggtcgccagctatcgcgtggtaacctttggcccaacgccaagcccaaattttggccgcgcccaaaactaatgccaaaccctagtttttggccgcgcctaactatgccaaaatcctagcttggccacgtttccatgccaaagccatgtcggccccgctacatgccgctggctgccaaaacgaagggttgcaacaatcaacgaccacccttccatatgagatgcagctctcaaccgtccaagttcgccacccaaggtATGTTAACCATGccgcaccacatgttccaatggcatgccttgcaacctctccgcgccaaggcatgccaaccatgccacacgtgccaatgacatgtcatgccagccacgcctccacgccaaggcatgccaaccatgccacatgtgccaatggcatgccgtgccagccacatctccacgccaaggcattccaaccatgccacatgtgccaatggcatgccgttccagccacatctccacgccaaggcatgccaaccatgccacatgggccaatggcatgtcgtgccagccacatatccacgccaaggcatgccaaccattccacatgtgccaatggcatgtcgtgccagccacatatccacgccaaggcatgccaaccatgccacatgtgccgatggcatgccgtgccagccacatctccgcgacaaggcatgccaaccatgccaaccacaccactgTGCCGAAACCATGCCATCCTTTCCTTCacgacgttggctgccaaaacgaagggttgcaacaatcgacggccacctttccatctaagatgcagatcttagtcgtccaaggttaccagctaatgcatggcCAGCTTTAGACTGACGCCAAGCCCAAATTTTGGTCGCCCCCAaaaaatgccaaaaccctagtattttggccgcgcctaaactatgccaaaatcctagcttggccatgcctaaccatgttaaagccattccggccatgctttcatgacgctggataccaaacgaagggttgcaataatcaacggctacccttcctctcaagatgcaaaatctcgaccgtcgaaggtcaccaccgagctggcaagtctcccaagatcaacttgccaaatatcagcaacatgctacatgttttccacacaaAAAacccgagacatcaacacatgtcacaaactgggggatgctcactggggtatcggtttggcggtttacagcgtgcggcgtacattacgcccgttacaagacagtatcataaggatgaggcagttagtaaatatagggagtaatggtgaaacactttccttcattatggaacatcaattctaggcgttaccggttaccacctcctcccatttactcatccgtttccatttcttacgagaccagagtacgtttcacttcgacttgtatacataggtcttacctatttccaccgaacaacaagttctggtcaggagcatacaacactctgaaaacatttgctagctttccatctgttatctttccactttctgatacaagtcgtcaaaccactactcttccagaatcaactatcctggtctcaacactctcttcgcttccctccccaaaaccaacccttctcctccactttgtgactgaagcaagtctggaacgaccatttcttggtttaggccggacttgtacagattgatctctcgaatctaaagtactcccttgcagtacattgtttagggtttagactttcTTCTcgcccacatcacacgaaattaccgaaaccagcagaaactgttttcaccctcaaacacacgGGAAGTGCAATACATCTACATAGCACGAGAGGTGTAATATTATTACTTTTATTGTATATTCTAATTTATGTTGCACGGGAAATGCGTTAAATATTCTTACGCATGTTGTGCATGTTTATTGTTCAATTATTGTTCTTTAGAAttatgaagcatgttagtgattacatgAGAGTTATTTATTTCCATTGGGAActccttttgggatgatgtgctcactcgttcccacttcagtttcagtattcAGAAGAAAAGGTGCGCGTGAAGATATTTGTTTTCGTAGCGTAAAGTTTTGGCGAACTGAAGATGTTTATTTATCTTTTGTATATGCATTATTTCTATGTAAACAACATATTATTATATTCATATCATTCGGGAAATTTTCATTTGTACGATATCAAAGTGTATGGGTATGTCTTGGGAATAGCTTATGTAATTTTGATTCTTAAAATCGATAATCTAGATTTGATGTTtgaattaggttgtaatcctattatcTAAGCAAGTGATTAGATTGGGGGATCACAAACGCCTTCTGCTCAACACCAATTACTTactccagcaccaccaagatgatcttctcctcaaacacgatgtcttaccaacatgtccatatgaatactccatgACGAAATATCTTTCAACATCGATAAGCATTCCATAAGCACCCTAATGAAGCATCGACTCCTTCCATCATTATATGGTTTCTCATATACCATTCCAAGAGATGGGATGAATTCCTCAAATCTCCATTGAGAATTCCATTGAGGAGACTAAACACATatcctagacctccttatattaGTAGTCACAAACTTGATTCTCAAGCATTATCCTCCTTGGATTAGGAAACCATCACAACTAAGAGACCATGATTAGTTAGGAAACCTATCTTAATATGGAAATTGATCTAAACTAGGAAAACCAACGTTTCCATGTTATTCCTCACCTTGGATCATGCATTTATGAATGAGACAATCAACTTGTTACACCTCAAACTTATGAAAATCGATTGCACCAAATGTTATGCACGGATCCTTTCTGCAAGGAAGCAAACCAAACTTCGTTCACCCAAATTTTTCTGTAGAACTTCACCAGAATAGAGCAAACCAAACTTGAGCGTCATTAACTCACGACTCAACAACCTAACCTAATGGTGATTGTACAATCTCCACCTCAACGAAAAATTCCAGACCATCTCACCAACCATTATCATACGATAACTCGTCATACAACATCTTGAGATACACCTTATTCCTTTATGCTCACAATTCCACATTGATTGACACCATTCAGTTGTACTGCATTCCAACACAATTGGACCATATACAAACGTTGTCCATATGATACCGTGGAACTTAGTTATAACCATTATGCGCTTTTTGAGCCTTTCCCTCCTGTTCGAAGTTGCTTCGTACTACGATCCCAACTCTGTCTGGGTTAATGTTTCATTCCACTTAGGGCACTAACTCCAACTTTCGCACCATATCTGTGAGGAATGACACCCATAACTACTCGATCAACAAATGGAAACTACCACAGTAGCCTCCAACCGTCTGCATAAACATCCCTTAGCATAACCATAATCTTCATCTCTAAAGTCCGCCAAATTCAACTGCTTCTTCAAATAATTGATCACACACTTGATCTTTTCCATGAGAAGGTCCACCAAAGCGGGTCAACAAGATATTTCATGTTAGTTATATATAGCCCACCTTCGCTTTAGCTTCCAAGAAACTAACCATCTATatttaccaaaacatattgatCGTGGCTCTGTGCATCCCAATCATTGGATTATTGTCACAGCGTGCCAAGCTCGAGCTCATCTTTATGAGTCTTGCTTTCGAGTCTATCTCTTTCACCGAATCGTACTCCCCATAAACGCTCATCATATATTGTCATATTGcatacataacaaatcacatagacTTCGGAAGCTGACACACCAATCCTCTACAGCACTTCAGCAATCTCAACGGGCATTGATAACAATACTGTCCTATTACACGCTTTAACAAAAATTGTCAATCTAGTTATTTACCAATTTCTGAGCATGCACGTGGTTTCGACTTCGCGACagtcaaaccctagttatttacCAATTTCTGAGCATGCATGTGGTTTCGACTTCCCGAGAACCAAACCACAACATAATTTGGACTCGGATAGAACAGTGACTAATGTCTGAAGAATTCATAACATTCACGCATTCTATTTTATGTGTAtccctttccaaaaaaaaaatgcttaGGAGAAGTAGTAGAGAAAGTAAGATGTTCAAGAGTCGTATATCTGCAGTAGTAGAGAAAGTAAGATATTCAAGAGTCATATATCTGCCCAGATCTGcttcaattgggtctattgggcATATGAGGATTCAGGCGGTTGTCGCCGGAGAAGATGAAACAGAGAGAGGAAAGAGGCCTTTAAAATGAGAATTCCGGTTTGAATTCTATCTATGACATAAGATTGCTTTAATCATCTAGTCTATCTGAAGATTTGGAAATCAGTCATCTTTGACAGTGCGTAAGCGTAACCAGATTCCTTGAATTTGATCAAACAAATAACTGTGAGGAGTCAAACGAAGAGCAAAAAGAGCACCATGTGCACTTCAAAAAGATGGGAAAAAATTATAAATGGATAGTAAGGGTTGCTAAAGAAGCTAAATTAGGTCTTAGAAGTTTCTCTTATGAAAACTTGCTATTAGGGTTGCTAAAGAAGCTTCTAAAAGTTTCTCTTAGAAGCTTCCTTTATTGCTCACAAAACTAGGCAAATCTTTATAAAGAGGAAAAAAATAAACAGTTCCACCAATTTACAGTGCACTTCTTTTCCTGCAAGTATCCTTGTATTCCAAGTTGTTAACAGCTCAAGACCACAAAAATGTTTCATAAATTGTTGCTATCTAAAGAAGGCCCAGAACGTCTTGCTTGATATCCTCAAGTCCCAGATCTGAATACAACGgcctgaaaagaaaaaattggattAAAAATTTGCTACTGAGTGTTTGTTACTAGTAATCAAGCTTATCTTAGATACTTAGGAAAGTTTGAAGATTGACACAGTGAGTTTTGTAGATAATGCTCAGATATGTCctgacagatttgtttactaacaACTTGCAGGTAAAATATGGATTGAAATGCATACCTGAACGAAAGTAATCTATGGTTTTTCCTTAGCCTGCTCCTGATGATATCTCCAAGGATTAAGAGCCTCTTTAACAGCTTGAGCTTCCGGGGAATTCTCATACGCTCGCTTCTCTGATTCAAGAGCAGTCACCTGATCATCTGCAAAAACAGGAAATCAAAAGTTGAAATCAAGGATTATATCAtaaaagacaaagaagagattatTGAATCGCTCCATTAGTGCATACTATAACAGGTATAGCTTGACATTGTCCCCCAAAACATAAACTAAACGAGCAGCAAATTTAAAGGGACATGCGTATCAAATATTATGATTTATGCTGAGTAAGAATGTCGTAAAAGTGGGTATCTGACAAGCAATCACAAAGCAACACCACATAAAAAAGATCTGAACGAGTAACAATAAAGCTTAGACAGCAGAAGCTTTTCATTTCTGAAAGACAGGGGATCGTTGAATCAAAAACTTCATATCAATAACGAATCATAATGAAATATCCAACATCCTCTGAAGTCCATAGGCTCTCCTATCTAATGTGAAATGGGATCAATGGACTAGGAATTGAAATACCATAATGTCAtacatagcataattgtgataaAGGAAATTGCATGGCATACATGTGTCGCACAAACTGTTCCTCATTAAGTAGCACGTGTACATTTAATATTATTGGGTTTAACTCGATCTGAATTTCTGCCATATCTGTAGCATGGCAGGAGAGTTtttttcatctttgttttaaCTGGCATTATGCTAAGCCACTTGGTTAGTTGGAGAAGTTCATCTGCTGGCTGATTACAATACTCCTATAAACTTTTTAACATGGATCTTCAAGACTTCAACTGGTTTTCTGTGGTATTAACCACCAGTTAACAACTccagatgacagagaagactttAATTCTCCGGAAAACCAGTTGTACTCAAGTTTTTGAGCATAAGCCTCAAAATCAAGCATCCGTTATTATAAAAATGTTAACAAATATGTCCAAAACTTGCACGGACTCATATTATACACAAAAACATCACAAAAACATCATTAGCAGCAGTTCAGCACACCACATGCGATCCAAAATAACCATACCAATCATATAATATCTTAGCAATGTTAAAACATGACATGCTTTTGTAGTTGCAGTCCCCTTGCCCAGTTAGCCCAGTTAACAGCCTCTAAGGCTCTGATTGCTTCTCTTCACTAGATGCACCCAGCAATGGCTTCTGATCATTCCGAAGAGGAGGATCTCTAGCTCTAGGAACTGCAGGTTCGCCATTTCTTTCTAAACTAGTGTAGTAGGAGAATATTCAAGCCTGACTTCTTCCAAAAGGATAGGGACCTAAGAATAGAATGAGTAGTACGAACAGACCTAGTGTATTTTCCTTCAAACACTGTATTACATCACTAAGAATAGAATGAGCAGTACGACCAACACTTCACAGCTGCCAGGACAGGCTAAGATACATAACCATAATAGTGTCATTACACAACATACACAAGTTATCTTCACCATTAGTGGGAGCATCAT
This genomic interval from Papaver somniferum cultivar HN1 unplaced genomic scaffold, ASM357369v1 unplaced-scaffold_154, whole genome shotgun sequence contains the following:
- the LOC113336680 gene encoding uncharacterized protein LOC113336680, whose amino-acid sequence is MKFLDWYLKIVVVGATIGASMEMFMIKTGFYDQVTALESEKRAYENSPEAQAVKEALNPWRYHQEQAKEKP